TGGCATCTCTTTAAGAAAATTCTATAAGACTACAGACACCTAAGACAAGTAATTTCTGTGTCTGTATAGCTATGCAAAGATGACAGATAGCTTGTGGATTCAAGTCATCAACAATGATGAAGTCTACAAATCTAATCCAACAAGTAATAACCATAATTTGGTGTACATatttacaaaataaatctaGTTGCAAGAGTTACTTGTTAGCAATAGAATCTGCCACTTTCTTACAGCTGGCATCCCATTCACTTTcaataaagaaactaatgatcgATTGCAAGCATTCATTCAAAATGGATGACAAGCCTTCAAGCTGACGGTCTAAGAAGAGGCGAATAAGTACAAGAAGCAACTCCTCCACTTCAGAGATAGAAAATATAGACCTGAGACTTCTGTAACAGaaacagaaaaaatatataagctAGTATCATAAACTGGGTCATACAATTAACATCAACAAAATAATGCAGCTTAGTAAGTGTACCCATGGAGACCAAATTTCAATATAAAACACTTGGAACAACTTTTATCAGATTAAAAATGATATAATTCACTATAATGTAAAATCGTAAAGTGTTTATAATGATCAGTAGTTTCTCCAAAAGTTACCTAATTTGACAACAAGCCGACAGAATTTTGATCCATGATATAATGTTTCTGGGTGGCCCTTCACATCCAAAATctgaaatatgaaaattttgagtTGATTAACAATATCATCAACTAGTAATAACAGATATTTGATTAATCATATTCCAAAAAAATAAGACATTCTTATCATTAAAGAAGACCATAATGCTAAGGAAAACAATTAGGTTAACCAACAATGTTCACAGTGTTCCCAAATTTGCATGAGCTATGTTCAAACACATAGAAGCCGTGGAACCTAACAACAATAGCCTTTGTTCCTCTTAAATTTCACAAGACACATGCCATAGTACATCTGTATGTTTGAaaacacaaggtgaagattttaAACGTACAAAATACAAATAGAAAGGGACCTTGATATCTTAGTTTCATCAACGTGTATGTATATTGTAAACAAAGCATATAGACACATTGTGCACACCTAACCTGTTTTAACTTCTTGTGAAGGTGACGAATCATAAATGTATCCATAGATTTCTAGAGCATCCTTTAGCTTGGAATAGCTAGGCAACCATCCAAGTTTTAATAATGGCTGATCAGCCTGCATAGTTGAGAATATTTAAAACATGTAAAAGGTGTAAAATCAAAGTACGCATGATGCAAAAGGCATCAAAAGATTACCTCATTCTTAGATGGGAGGATATTACACCAAAAGTCACATGCAGAAACTTCCACCTCCTCATTTGAAGAATACAGCACTAATGACTCCAAAAGATGAGAATATGATGACAATATAGCTTACAAATGTATAAGATAATGAAGGTGCAGTACAGTGTAAAGAAACTCACTCCTGTGAAATGTCCAAGATGCTATAGAATCTTCAACAAAACCACAGTTTAAGGCCAATTGTAACAGCCATCCATTAATCAACAAACCCTCCAAAGAGCTCTCTCCTACATAGGATGCAAGTAAttggagggaaaaaaaagaatagtcAAATGTAGCTACtaagaaaaaatataaagcaTAATCAAATGTAACCtctatttataaatttaaaaagaaaaatatgatcatTCAAGATGTCATGGAAAAGTCAATTGGCTGATAAATTGCTCTAAGCTATTAGACTATTTAAGTTGCATATTTTAGAAGCACAATACAAGGAATAAAATCATAAACACAACAAAAGGCTGGAAAGCTTTTAAGAGATAACATTATTATGCAGAATAAATTTAACATAAATAGTGAAACCTTTCCCATCATGTatgtcaaaaaaagaaaacatattaAATATTAGAGATACTACAAAAACTCAACTGTGAGTAACTGTTATGATATTTAGTAAGAATATGGTTGTACACAAATTAAAATATGTGCAATTAGCATTCTGTTCACAAACTTTGATAAATAAGATGAGGAATTAAAATAAAGTTGATAAAGCCAGAACTAAGAAAGATTAATTGTAAACCTTGCTGCATATTCAGATCCAAAACTGAATTAAGTTCATTATTTGCAAAAGCTTGCAAAAGTTCACAATTTTCAGGCCCTGTATGACTAAATGGCAATGGATGTTTCTGCAGTCCATAACAAAATAGAAGTAATCAATATTGAAAGATATGTTAAATCATGAAGAATCTGTTTAACCTCAAAGACTCAAAGCATGACACTCAAATGTTTTTAGGAAACCTGATGCCCAAAAATCCTCTGACCCCATAAGGGGATTTCATCTTCAGTATTCATGTCATTCACCTATAAACAAAGGCCACATCAGGTGCTACACCAGATGATAAAAGTAATTCAATTAACAGATTCAGTCACTCCACTTGCCTCCTTTTGGCATTTTGCAACTAACTTAGAGAACATTTTCTCATTTTCTCGAGCCttgtcatcttcttcatctgaatTATTTCCTTTGGACTTCCTTGATCTTTTAGACTTACTTTCATCAAGTTTAACTTTCTCCATATAATAATCAGTAAGAAGATCATCCAAACCTATTACCTTCCTCCTGCAAATAATCATCTCTATGTCAGCTTACATTAAGTTTATCTGTCTGGCATATATGAACATATAATTCAATGAAAAATTAAGCAGGGAGAAGTTGGTCCATTACATGAGCAACCAGGAAAACATGGTATATGAAAACAAAGTTTCAGTAAACATGCAATATAAATACAACATATGCATAACATAAACCAAAATAACATCCTTTTGAGTAGATATTTGCAGCCGCATATAATATGAACTACTATTTAGGATTTTAGCATTAACATTATGGCTAAAATAAATGACCcgttggaaaaaaaagaaatgaccaAGCTTCATCCACTAAGCGCATAATCAAATTTTATCACAACATGGAATATGAAACTATGACCATTAAAAGATCCCAGCTATCTAGGGTTCATTATAAGAATACTATTCTGCATTCTTATAAACTTCAATGTCAAATCCTCACCCTCCCCTTTCTCAATCACAGCAAACATCTGCATGTCCTCCGCATATACAAGTACTGAACGAAACAGAAAGAGGCATATCTTCTTTGTCCCATAGTATGATATCTTTTTCTTGCCTTTCAGCTGTCGATTTCACAAAGGAACCATGTGACTCACATCTCCCAGCAACTACTGAACGAACCATTCCTCCTCTTTAACCCATCTCCCATCTCAAGAGAAAAGATAGCCCCAAAAGATCAATAACGCTTCAAAGGAACGCAAGAAGAGATCGTTGAGCCAATACCAACCCAGGGGCCCCATTCAAAAAAATGTCAGCACAGGCTTTTTCTTTCAAGAACCCTAATCTAGAGAACAACCGAGAAAACGTGCATCAACGAGGGACGGGAAGAGCAAACGAGAGGGCTTAGGGTTTGGGAGCGAGGAAGAGGACCTTTTAGTAGTGGGGTGAGAGAGGATCTCGTCTTCCATCTCGAAGTCCAGAGGGTCGTCGTCCATGGCTGCCCCCGATtcgattcttcctttccttcttcccttctccccTTCTCGATGGCGATCGCCAGCTCTTGGAACCAAGAACCGCAAGCTGCGGGGAGTGAGAAAAAGCCCGCCCAGCGCTCGGGCTCAAGACGAGAAGAGTTTCTATAAAATAATGACCGACACTAGCCCTTTTATTTCATCGCGGAGATGCGGATACAAACGGCAGATCCGACCCGATTTTGTTTGGTTAGggtttgggtcgggtcggacgggatatatatatatatatatatatatatatatatatatatatatgtatgtatgtatgtatgtgtctctctctctgtgtgtatgtatgtatgtgtatatgtatatgtatgtgtgtattacgataaaattacaaatatatatatcatgataaAGTTACAAGATTTGTTTGATCCTCATCAGTAGGGCCAATCATGGGTCAGGCTTGAGCATAAAAATTATCAATAAGTATCTTCGGTTCAAAGCTCGACTAAAAATGAGTCCAAACCACTGCTCATTAGCTATAGGATTCATGCATGCAAGCCTATAAACAATGGGTGATTGTTGAATGAAGCATCCAATAATGCACATGCATGCGAATACAAATTGCATGGTTTCGAAATGAAGAGTTCATCCGGGGTGAGCTTGGTTGAATTTGAACATAGTTTGTGGCTCCGGAAAACAAgcctatataatttttttctggGGTAGAAAGCTAAGCCACGAGAAAtaacaataaataaaaataaaagtgatgGAGGAAAAGTGGACCACCCCACACATACGGTTAAAGCACCTGAATCCGACGACAGACGTAATCTCAATAAGTATGGCCTCAGCAAGTACGGCCCTGACAAGCATGACCTCGACAAGCACGACCTCGGCATGCATGGTCTCGGCTAAGCAAAGTTCGATTGACCACGAGGTCAAGGAAGACCTAGTCAGAAGCTGAGACCGACCTCGACTCCACCAACAGTCAAGTCGGTCCGCCTAAGGAAAAGATCACCAAATCCTCCATATCCGGGATCAAATCCCGCAATCTCCGCCACAACGCCTGTCAATATTTGAATCCGCGCAATCTCAACCGATCGCCAGCTAGCCTGAAATCTCGTGTCATCTAAAATAATTCATTTAAATCAAGATTTGCGCAATCACATCCGATTGTGTGTAACCGCTACACCCCCTCCTATAAAGAGAGGGGAGACTCCGGGGAGAGAGGCATCTTCTCCCCTCGCCAAAAAATACATTTCCATTAAAATATCTCCAAATTCCTCTTTGACTTAAGCATCTGAGGGCCTTCGCCGGAACCCTCGGCTaaaggcttcttgcaggtccgccGGAGACAGCCGTCCGCCACTGCACTGTTTTCCAGCAACAAAAGGCATGAGGAAATACATTGTCGCGCAACTTTCCAAGAGCAATAGAATCGAAATCCCAAATTGTGCAATACAAGTGCATAGCAACAAATGTAACACCTCTACCATAAACCAATAGAGGTGCGACCCAAGCTCAACTTTTTGACAATTTTTGCAGCCCAATGTTCCATTTTTTAATCCTCCCTGTAGACAACagtaaaagaagaaagaaagaaagaaattggtCGGGATATTTTAACACGGCATCTAAAATCTTCCATCGAATCCTCAAGGAAATCAGAAGAGATTAAACCAGTCATTCTGGATGGATATTTTTCAAAGGCCCAAATTCTTTGCACTAGAAATTTCAACAGAAGTCAGGCTAACAAAAAGGCGAAAGCCATGGCTCAAAGTGGTGCATTCCATTGACTTGACCAGCACAAGACAATATAAATCAATGGACTTGGTCAGGAAAATACTATGGAGCTCCTATATACAGAAATAGTTAACAAGGCTCATCTTTTGTGAAACTAATCATTCAGCCACCCTCAATCTATCGGACATATTCGCATCTTTAATCCAGTTGCCGCATAGCAAAGAAAAATTCTCGAGTATATGAAATATGTTGGAGGTTGATAGGATTCAAAGTTCTAGATATTAATCCTGttttctttcatgaaaacagaGGGTAGCAGCACTTGTACTGATGATACATGCCAAAATTAATGATGTAACATCGAAACATTGAGTATGGTATCTATTGTTATGGCTAATATATCATACATATTGGTGTAATTGTTTCAATGTCCCAACACCTGTAATGGTGCCGATTTCGTGAAAACAATATGATATAGGTCAGGCCATCCTATTAGCCATTTTAGAAACCATAGCTTTATTTCTTGGCCAAACCTTCCTCATGCTCGCCTGTGGACCAAATCCATCATCAATATAGACATCATGACATCACTACAGAAAAACTCACCTTTTCCGGCGCTTTTTATAACCTTTaccaacgcttataagcgtcggctaaagttTCGGCGACGCTAACCAAAGCGTCGCAAAAACGTCGGCGATACCGGAGTGGCAAAAGTTTGCCGACGCTatataaaagcgtcggcaaaaacaggaATTTGCTAACGTTTAggaatttgccgacgcttataaaacGTCGGCAAATCcctattccaaaaaaaaaaaaaaactctattccGATGCTTATAAATGCcattgtaaatattttttttaaaaaaaaattattacaaaTCTCTAGTGGAAAGACCGACCAAAGTCTGACATCATATGGTTGGAAATAAATAAGCTTAGATCTAAATACTGGATCAAGTAATTACACAGTGATTACATTCTTAAGAAAAAATTCTTATTGGTCATATGCACCTCTATATTCGCGTTGTGCATTTCTATTCATTGCTGCAATCATCCATTGGATACACACAAAAGCCATCAAATTATGCACAGTAGATATATGTTTataaaaaattcttttatgccAATACATACAATCTAAGTAACGCTATTAGCTGTAGAACCAATGATTGATCGATTCATGTACAGGACGTACTTGGATGAGAGGGCGGGTTGGATCTAAGAGTCATTGGATGGCGTCGCATTAAACAACCGATGTGTCATCCTTCTGAAATTCCTTGGGTCCTGTTTCGGTTTCACTCTTGTTAGTTTCACTCTCGTTGCATGGTCCCTCCTCAATCAGGCAGCAAATCCACTGCACCGGTGGAGGAGCCCAAAAACCAGAGGCACCGGTGGCCGCACAACAGTTGGCAAAcgtttaatcaattttattcaATGGAGGAACAGTAGGTCAAGCACAATAATTACACACATAGATGATTACATAATTAGACCTAGGTATATAAGATACAGGTGTTTCCCTGTATCCAATTTTTAAAAGGTTCATGTGTTTGATTCTTCTAGGTGTTTCATGTTTTTGACTATTatctatgatgttgttttataAGGATAACCTGTAAGTACAGTGAATTATGCTTCAAGAAGATACTGTTttactattatttttaatgtATTTGACCATTTTTCAACTTATTTCCAGTACAAAATTCAACTGGGAGACCGGATGTTCCCATCATGCTTTAATAAAATCTCAGTTTGCAATTATTCTGCTCATATTGCAAGTACCACTGCACTGTCTTCGAGGAAAGTTCACCAATATCTCCACAGTCAGCATGACACGTGCTCCATCCTTGTCGTCCGGACCATTAATGCCACACGTAAATTAGCTAATTGTGGATTAAGGCTCACCACGTCCAGGTCATCCTTATCAACTTTGACCTTAAGAATAAAAAGACAATACAGAGGGCATGGAATTCCTCCACTTCTCAGAAAATGTGGCCATGTTTCTTCTACCTTGTGTGATAAGGTTGAAGCGTGACAAAAACATTCGTGGAAGCTATGACTTTTCAACCATACCTCAAAAGCACGGCACATATTCCATCTTGCTTTCCATTCCACTCGGACATCGATTGTGGAAAGTTTTTCACCAAGTCTGGCATGGAAAGAAAATTACATTACAACCAGGCCTGTGGAATTTCTTCGCTATAAATCCTGACGGATGCTGAACAGAGGCCTCCATGCAACCTCTCAAGCATGGTGTATCCTTTCCATTTCAATTTCTTCAAGCTACTCTCAGGACTTTCCCTCATGGCCGGTGGTGGATGCAATAGAAGATCCCTCACTATTAAACGTGTCATGCTGATTGGGTTCCTCCTGTGTATAGGAGTCATTCCGTTCTGCCTCTGCCTAGGCACTGAAGATGGCTCCAAGGTCGGGGCCACCTGCATAGAGAGCGAAAAGAGAGCTCTCCTTGCTGTCAGAGCTGATATCTATGACCCTGGTGAGTGGCTCTCTTCTTGGACGGGCCAAGACTGTTGCCAATGGAGGGGTGTCGGTTGCAACAACACCATCAACGGCCATGTGGTAAAGCTTGATCTCAGATACCCGTATGCTTATGATTTCAGTCCTTTTACTTTTGAAACAACTGGAGAATTCCCTAGACCGAGTAAGGTAAATCCTTCTATATCTGGCTTGATACATTTGAGGCATCTGGATTTGAGCATGAACAACTTCTCTGGAGCACCCATCCCTGAATTCATTGGTTCTCTCATGCACTTGGAGTACCTTAACCTCTCCTATGCTTGGTTCGGTGGAGCTATTCCTCGCCAGATTGGAAATCTATCGAAGCTGCACTATCTAGATCTTCGGGTTGGAGGTGGAATTGAGTATGTAATGGACGTGAACTTTGAATCTTATCCGAATGCTCTACTATGCGCTAATGACCTTCAATGGCTATCTCGAATCCCCTCTCTGCAGTACCTTGACTTGAGTTTTGCCGACCTCTCCAAAGCTTCAAATTGGCTTCATGAGATCAATATGCACCCTTCTCTATTAGTCTTGAAATTATCTTCTACAGGACTTCCTGGTATTCCTTCGACTCTACAGCATGTAAACTTCACTTCCCTCACCATGCTCGATCTCTCTGTGAATAATTTTCAATCTGCCATCATCCCCCACTGGCTGCTTAATATTAGCAGCCTTGTTCACCTCGATCTCTTCTATTGCGAGTTTCTTGGGAGGTTATCAATTGCTGCTGATCTGTTGGGGAATCTCAACCATCTAAAGTATTTGGATTTCTCTAGGAACCAAATTACTGGACACATTTCGCAATCTTTGTAGAATAATAAACAGTTGGAGTATTTAGACTTATCTTGGACCTAATTACTGGGCATACTACAGAAATATTTGGAAATCTTAGCCAACTGAGGTCTTTGGCATTGTCTGGCAATCAAATTAGTGGTGAAATTCCAGAAAACCTAGGAAATTTTAGTCATCTAGAGGCTTTATATTTGTTTCAAAATAGAATTAGTGGAGAAATACCAGAGAACATATCGATGCCCAGCAAATTGGTGGAGTTGGACTTACGACAGAACAGTCTTGGAGGAGAAATCACAAGTTTCATAGAAGGATTTTCTAAATGCATTAATAATAAATTGCATGGGAGTAGCTTTTTGCCGAGTTTAGCAACGCTTGAATTATCCTACAATAATTTCAGTGGGACAATTTCAGAAAGTTTGGGCCAGTTATATGGACTCAGACATTTAGATCTGTCTTACAACTCCTTTACTGGAAACTTGACTGAAGTACACTTTTCTAACCTCACAAGGTTGTCTTACTTGGATCTATCTTACAACTCCTTGAAAATGATCGTAAGTGACGGTTGGATTCCTTCTTTCAATGCTTCTACTATTTATATGTGCTCTTGCCATGTGGGACCAAAATTTCCTGCTTGGCTTCGAACACAGATACATCTAGAAGGATTGTGCCTCTCTGAAGCTGGAATTTCGGACAAGATTCCATCATGGTTGTGGTATAGGGATATAACGTCACTCAACATATCCTATAATAGTTTGGAAGGACAGCTACCAAGTTCTCTGGGAAGCCATTTTTTGGAGAACTTGATTTGAGCTCCAACTGCTTTTCTGGCCCAATACCTAATCTAAAGGCAAAAcacattcttcttctctccaacaACTCTTTTTCTGGACCCATTCCCTCGATCTTTTCTAAAAACGAGAACCTTTATGTACTCTCTTTGTCCCACAACTATATAAATGGAAGCATTCCGCAGTCCCTTTGTAATTGGACTTCATTGGAAGTTCTTGACCTCTCCAATAATGAGTTGACTGGAGGATTTCCAGACTTCTGTATTTGTAATTTGTCTTCATTGGTGGTTCTTGACCTCTCCAATAATCAATTATCTGGAGGATTCCCAGATTGCTGGAGCAAGTCACAACAAGGAATCCTTGGAGTACCAAAaagcaaaagagtaaaagatacATCTAGCACAATGGCATATCCTATGGAACTCCAATCTTTGCACATGAGAAACAATAGCTTATCTGGTGAATTTCCTTCCATCTTGAGACTTTGTAAACATTTAGTTGTTCTTGATCTTGGTGAAAACAGATTATCAGGCAGCATACCAACATGGATTGGAGAAAGCCTTTCATCTCTAAGAGTTCTTCGACTAAGATCAAATTCCTTTGATGGTAATATCCCGATGCAAATATTTAGTCTGTCTTATCTTCAGGTTTTGGACCTGGCATGCAAcaatttttcagaaaatttgCCATCAtcttttggaaattttactgCCATGGTTGAGATACCGGAAGGAAGCAAACCAATGCTTTCAAATATTAGCATAGTGCCATATTACGAAGAGAGTCTCTTGATAGTTgcaaaaggattagaatttgAGTACACTAGCGTGCTTTCACTGGTTACAAGTATTGACCTATCACAAAATAATATTTCTGAAGAGATACCTATTGAAGTGACAAATCTCCATGGACTGCATTTCTTGAACTTGTCTAGGAATCATTTTATTGGAAAAATCCCACAAAATATTGGTGACATGAGGCAGTTGGAATCACTTGATTTATCAATAAACAATCTCTATGGCCAAATTCCACAAACCATGCTTGCTTTGAATTACTTAAGCCAGTTGAACTTGTCATATAATAACTTGTCAGGAAGAATTCCATCAGAAAACCAATTTTGGTCCTTCAACGACCCCTCCATTTATATTGGTAATCATAATCTTTGTGGACAACCAATGCCAGATTGCCCTACTAAGGCACCTCCACatcaagaagaggaagaagtagATGAAGATAACTCTGATATGATATGGATTTATGCCGGTGCAGCATTGGGATTTATCATCGTATTTTGGGGTTTCATTGGTGCAGTGATGATCAAAAAGGATATCagaatttcttatcttcaattcaTTGACAAAATATGTGACTGGATTTATGTAGAATTAGCAATAGCATTTGCCAAGCTGAAGTTTGTTATGGGGAAGAGCAACTGCAAGCATAGCTAAGCAATTACGGATGGTGCTGCAATTATATAATTATTCGAACGATGGTGGAAGTGCCTCCAATCCAAATATGTAAGGATATGAACTTAAGAACTTTTTGAATGATTGTTACTTTTATTGTTTTGTTGCATGTATGTTGTTAAGTTAGAATGCTATCCATATTCGCCACCATTTGCTGATAAATGAAATCATGTTTACTTACAATTGGTTGTTTATAATTTTGTGTCACACTAGCCAATTGATACCATGGCAGTAAAACACCTAATGTCTCACACAAAAGGCCTTAAGTATAAGAAGACAAACATAAACACCTCAAGATTATCTACATCAGACAATAATAAAAAATGTTAAATAGACTAGGATATGCCCCACTTAATTATCTATTTTAGCTCCATGATGGAAACTATATTTGCTACTCTTTCAATGTCCATCACTTATGTTTAACTTTATCCTCATGATGAAATTCTAAAAAGTAAATATATTTCCCGAGTCTATTTCTTTAAGTTCCACCAAATCAAAGAGGAAAGAACCTTGGTGATTGGTGGAAATAAAGTATTTTTCAAGCTTTATAGGATATGGGGATTTCTTATCTTTGATTCATTGGCAGAATATGTAACTAGATTTATACAGAATTAGCAATAAAATTTGCCAAGCTGAAGCTTGTCATGGGGAAGAGCTAGCAATCACAAGCATAGCTAAGCAGTTATAAATGGTTCTGGGATGtagtgctctctctctctctatctatctctgAATGATGGTGGGAGCACCTCCAAATCACATATGTAAGGATCTGAACTTAAGAACTTTTTGAATGATTGTTTCTTTTATTGTTTTGCTACTTGTATATTGTTCAATTAGAATGCTATTTGTATTTGCCACCATTTTGCTTATAAATGGAATAATTTTCTTGGTACAAATAAATGAAATAATAATTAGTTAGAATTagttgtttttgtttttatgtCACACTAGATAAGTGATATCATGGGAGTAAAACATTTAATGTCTTACACGAAATACCCTAATCATCTCAAGATTATCTACATGACACGATAATAGAAATTGCTAAATAGATTAAGATATGCCCCActtatttatctattttttaGCTCCATATGGAAAACTATTTTTGCTACTCTATCGATGTCCTTCACTTCTATTTCTACTTTGTCCTCATGATGAAATACTGAAAAGTAGATATATTTTATGACTATATCTTTAAGTGGATATATTGTTTTGTTAGAAGTCTATTTGTATTACATCTATCTCATAAATCAATAGTTGTTcgctaccatttgctcatgaaTGAAACAATGTTTAGTTAGAATTGTTGTTGCTATTTTTATTTCGCACCAGCAAAGTGATCCTATGGTTGTAAAACACCTAACGTTGCACACAAAATATCATACTTCCATAAGAAGACAAACATAAGCACCTCCAGATTATCGATATGACAGAATAATAAAATGATTAGAAAGACTTATATATGTCCCACTTACTTACCTATTTTGACTTGATGTGGGAAACTATATTTGCTACCCCTTCAATGTCCATCACTTCTATGTTAACTTTGTTTTCACGATGAAATACTAAAAAGTAGATATATCTCTACTCTATTTCTTTATGTTCCGCATTGTCAAAAAGAGAGGAATGTTGGTGATTGGTGGAAATAAAGTGATTTTCAAGATCAATAGGATTTAAAtattgataaaaataaaaaattaaaagaatgacTTAGGATATGAGGGTGCCAACTAGTCTAGTTAGTTAACTTTCTTGTGTTGATATAGAAAATAGAGGAGGTTAGCATATAGAATGACCAAGCTTCACTAATCCTACttctctaaaaaaaataaaaaataaatgacaacaaaaaggaaaaagaggaggTTAGCATATAGTCTGGAACAAGAGAGGCATGGAAACCGCATCATTTCTTAGCCATATTTGGTTGCTGGGAATAGAAATTAAGCATGGTTTGTTCATTTCAAGGAAATCTATTCCTGGATAATTACTAGTTTTAATTCTTGTTTTTTGATAAGCTAGGTAATTGGAAGAGAGCGAAACAAACCTTATAGTATATAgtctaatatattatttataaccAATATTATTATAAGACATAAATGTTATAATAGTGTTTATATTTGTAATattatggcactagtgttacAATATTATTGTTGATACCATATTATTATAAACTAACGAAAACACTtatcaaaatatattaaaataatacaatGTGATATATAATATATGATTTTGTACAATTTATAATTTCCACAAATATAATAATAGAATATAAAGTATTATTCGGTGAAACTTGTGCTATTAATATTGTAATACAAATATTAACATTATAACAAAATGTTAATCTTCTATTATAATACTGATATTATTATAGTGCTTCAAAAtaatgcaaatataaataatatagaGTATAATATAAcgatataattattatattttaaaaactatATTCATATATCAATCAACTCAACTCAATTAAACCTTAATCTCGAACTAGTTGAGGTCAACTATATGAatcat
Above is a genomic segment from Phoenix dactylifera cultivar Barhee BC4 chromosome 2, palm_55x_up_171113_PBpolish2nd_filt_p, whole genome shotgun sequence containing:
- the LOC103719977 gene encoding uncharacterized protein LOC103719977, producing MDDDPLDFEMEDEILSHPTTKRRKVIGLDDLLTDYYMEKVKLDESKSKRSRKSKGNNSDEEDDKARENEKMFSKLVAKCQKEVNDMNTEDEIPLWGQRIFGHQKHPLPFSHTGPENCELLQAFANNELNSVLDLNMQQGESSLEGLLINGWLLQLALNCGFVEDSIASWTFHRMLYSSNEEVEVSACDFWCNILPSKNEADQPLLKLGWLPSYSKLKDALEIYGYIYDSSPSQEVKTDFGCEGPPRNIISWIKILSACCQIRSLRSIFSISEVEELLLVLIRLFLDRQLEGLSSILNECLQSIISFFIESEWDASCKKVADSIANKIPKDLNCLRIVECISGVGNRSKHLRSQLAFHILKSCFDQNITSSKDILELLMSMQLKDKNFDFFKLYIYLVLAENMLLPYHPLGERDVITDMWCKFLRNCSSQITSTDWRSYASKVRYRASYLLQNTIQRRNCQ
- the LOC120109990 gene encoding receptor-like protein EIX2, producing MAYPMELQSLHMRNNSLSGEFPSILRLCKHLVVLDLGENRLSGSIPTWIGESLSSLRVLRLRSNSFDGNIPMQIFSLSYLQVLDLACNNFSENLPSSFGNFTAMVEIPEGSKPMLSNISIVPYYEESLLIVAKGLEFEYTSVLSLVTSIDLSQNNISEEIPIEVTNLHGLHFLNLSRNHFIGKIPQNIGDMRQLESLDLSINNLYGQIPQTMLALNYLSQLNLSYNNLSGRIPSENQFWSFNDPSIYIGNHNLCGQPMPDCPTKAPPHQEEEEVDEDNSDMIWIYAGAALGFIIVFWGFIGAVMIKKDIRISYLQFIDKICDWIYVELAIAFAKLKFVMGKSNCKHS